The genomic segment CCGTTATTTCAATACGCCCCTCAGAAAAAGGCGCTGAAGCGATTGAGTAGGATCGGACCGCGGTATATCCGTCCCTAGCCCTCAACCGCAGGTCGATATGCTGGCCCGCGACGTGACCTGGCCAATCACGAACTTCAAGACAGATTGTCCGCGCCGTGGCCGTCTCATCGTGCACACCAAGAACCCGTGCGGCGTGCCACTTCAATCGCCTGAGTACCGCTGTTCGCGCCATGGGTCTCCGTAGGTGTGGTAGCCGAGGCTCTCCCAGAACCCAGCGTTGTCGTGCGACATCAGTCTCAGACCTCTTACCCATTTCGCGCTTTTCCAGAGATAGAGATGTGGGATTAGAAGTCTCGCTGGGCCACCGTGTTCAGGTGGCAGTTCTGCATCGTCATATTTGAATACAATCCAGGCTTGGTGATTGAGGACGTCCTTAAGGGGAACGTTTGTTGAGTAGTCACCGTAGGAATTGAACATTGCATAGCTGAACTCTGTCCTTACGTCAGCCATGAGAACATCAAGAGCGACGCCTTCCCAGGATGTTCCGAGCTTCGACCATCGTGTTACGCAGTGCAAGTCGACTGTGATGTTTTCGCTAGGCAAATCGCGGAAAGTCTTCCAGTCGAACCGTTTCAGCACCTTGATACCATCGCTGATCGCAAATTCCCATTGATCGAGAGGGATGTGCGGTGTCGGACCTGCGGACAAGACGGGAAAATCGTTCGTGAGGTATTGACCGGGAGGGAGCTTCGCATCTCTAGAACTACGCCGACCAGAGAAACCTCGCGAAACGATAGCCATATACGCTCCTGGGGATCCAGAGAGCAACTACCTTGCCAAACCGTATCGTCGCCGCGTTGAGCAATACTTTCGAGTGCGCGCGCTCTTTCTCGATAGCGCCTCTGACACTGCGCAGGTGCGGTGTCGTCCAGCAGACACCAGGAGCTAGGATGTCTCAATTCCGTCTCAGTTGGGATAGCGCAGCACCGTCGCTCGCACAGAGGTGTCCATCGACGCTCCGATTGGTGTTACATTTCGACGAGCTCCCAATGGCTGCTCACATCTGACGAGGGCGCGAGGACTATTGGAACCTCATTTGCATACTCGAATCATGCCGATCTTTA from the Occallatibacter riparius genome contains:
- a CDS encoding molybdopterin-dependent oxidoreductase, translated to MAIVSRGFSGRRSSRDAKLPPGQYLTNDFPVLSAGPTPHIPLDQWEFAISDGIKVLKRFDWKTFRDLPSENITVDLHCVTRWSKLGTSWEGVALDVLMADVRTEFSYAMFNSYGDYSTNVPLKDVLNHQAWIVFKYDDAELPPEHGGPARLLIPHLYLWKSAKWVRGLRLMSHDNAGFWESLGYHTYGDPWREQRYSGD